GTCCCGCTGGATGCGTGTGCCATGCGGTCCATGCGGTTCTTGAGCCCGGTTCGAACGTCACAAATGCAACCGTTACCCTGGGGGTTTTCCGGCCCAAGAAGGACGAGCTCGATGAACGCACTTCCTGTGAACAGCTCATCTGTACCCTTCGCAACACCTTTCGAGCCGTTTCTGACGATCTTCATGGGGATTCCTCCATATGTTTTTCCCAGAAACCTATTGCATCATCAATCAAGCGATTAATTCCTTCAACCATCTCTTGAACGTCCACATTTATATGCCACAAAAGTAAAGATGCTCTGAAGATTAGTGGAGTGGATCATATTCCTGTTCCAGATGTCCGGGAAAAGTTGGTTAAGGAATTAAGATCTCTCAAACCTAAGTTTGTTGCACCGGGACACGGTGTATGTATGAAAATTATTGGATGAATTGATTTATTTAGCGGCTTCGGGGCAGAACGCTTCGTCGCTTCGCTCTTCGCCTCGCTATCGCTCGGCCATATAACTAATGACAAAGGTTACAGAATCTTGACGAGTGTCGAGAAAATCGTGTTTGTTTTGGAAGGTAACTTAGAAGGTCATATATTAACTAAGAGTGTTGGCGAAAAAGGATATGGGTGCTGGGCAATTATGAGAAATGACGAAATAGATAAAAGCTGGATAAGTGAAGTTGAAAACTTCATTAACCTTCAACGATATGGTTTAAATAACACAAACGTTCAGAAACTCGTAGAAATATCCAAACAGCATTCAGCTGTTAAAAAATACCTCGAGATGCACCCCAATGCGACATACGAGGAGAGTATATCTGACATCTGATGGCATGGTGTACCAAGTTGATGAACAATAGAAGATAAAAGATTTTGAAAGCGTTGCTAGTATCGGTGGCAAACCTGTTGACGGCGAAGATCATTACTGTTGGGTGATTCATTGGTACGATCCTACGCCAGAGGTTGCTGTAGACTATATTGTTGACATTTACATTGATAGATATAGCTATGATATTGTGTTTGTCCAAGAAGCTTGGTAAAGGCTAAAATTCACAGAACATTATTCGAAATCACCATGAAAGATGTTTGAAACATGTTTGAAACTAGTCTCAAACAAGTTTCACACCCATGAATTTTATGCTGTTTCGTTCAGTTTGTTCACCTTTCTTCATAATTATTACCGATGTCTCAGAGTCAGACTGTCTAAATGGTCTCAATTTGACTAAATAATGTACGACAATCACTTTACAGCTATTCTCTTTTTCTATGAAGTTTTTAACGTTTACTGCTACCTACTACCCCACCCTACCTCACCAACAATAAGTTAACAGAGCCCAATTCCCCCCAGAGCCCAATTCCCCCACCCATTGAAATTGGTCCCCTTGCGAGGTGATTTTATGGAGCCCCCACCAAAGATGTGAGCTACACCTCTGATATGCTCAGAGGGTCGTATCGGATGGCTGGACATGCCACAAGGCACCTGCCACACGATGTACACTCCTCTGAGGTCATTGCCCTCTTTTCGATTGAGATAGCTCCCACTGGACAGTATGGTATGCACACGCCACATCCAGTGCACGCATAAGCCCTTCTGATGAGCTTTTCGGCAAGCTCCAGCGCCCTCTTGGCATCCTTCTCGTCCTTAGCCCTTGCCACCACTGCGCCAGAGGCGTATATGTGCACTGTTGCCCTCTTTCCATGGACGATTACCACCTCCTCCGTGCACACCGTCCTTCCAAGCGGGCGAAGCTGTCCACTCTCGGCGAGCATGGGTATGTCCAGTCCAGAGGAGAACCTGCCCTCGGCACTGATCCCGCCAGTGCACGTCCTGCCACCAGAGGTCATGGAGAACTCGAGGGTTGTGGAGGATGGAGTTGGTCTCGTCTCAATCCCGAGGTTGTGTGCGAGCTGTGCGAGCTCCTGGGGTGGCTCACTCCATCTCCAGAGCCCGAGCATTGCCCACATATCGCTCAGCCCATGAGTGTTTGAATAGTGGAGCAGCGCCTCCTCCCATCGCCTGCTGAGCTGGGGATGTGTGTGTTTCAGGGAGTGCAGGTCTGCCACGCTGGAGGAGGGGCACATCCAGCACCCTATTCTGTCATAGCCCACCTCGTAGAGAGGGTTGTATGGGGCGTTCTTGGAGAAAAGATAGAGCCATACGTGCATTGCCGTCCAGTGCTGTATCGGCGATGCGCCCACCTGATTGATGACCCATGGATTCTTCCACACCCTGCCACTCCTCGCCCTCGCCTCGGACTCATATCTTCGCTGTCCGATGAAGGAGAGGCATCCCTCTGGATAGTGCTCTGCTATCAGCCTTGCCAGCGGTCCAAGCTTGCACACCTTGCAGCACCACCTCATGTCCACCGAAGGGGGGCCAAACGTTGACAGGGACTGCCAGAATGCGTCTTCTGCGTTGCTTTCCACGAGCCTTAAGCCATAGGTATCCACCACCTCATGCACGTTTTCGAGGGTCTCGGGAAACTCGAGGCCCGTGTTGGCAAACAGCACATCCACCCTGTCCAGCACCTCAAGGCACAGCAGCAGCACTGCAAGGCTGTCCTTTCCTCCAGAGTAGGATACCGTGATGGGTAGAGACGAGTGCTCGACCATCCTCTGGATGAACGCCAGTGCCTCCTCCCGAAATGCACTCATCACGTGAGAGTTTGCTCTCACGAGCGCCCCTCTGAGCTCGCGCTCGCTGCCGAAGTGCACAGCCTCGAGGGGCACCCCACCCCTTCGCCACCTGACCTTTACCGCAACACCCCTGCCACCTCGCATGTGCCCTGCATCCATCCTCGCCCTGCCGCACGCGATGGGTGTATCGCCACAGTACACCACCACCTCGTCCCCTGCCCTGACCTCCGGGCTCACGGAGAGCACACCGGGGGCGAGCACACTTCCCCCCGAGCATATGGACTCCATCGCTCCCTTATCCACCTCAACCACCCCCCGGCTGGGCTCCATAGCTCTGGCAGCCTCCAGCCTCGGAAGGAATACCCACCTCATCCCCTCGAGCTCGAATCTCATCGAGCCCAGCACACATCCACGCGCTATCACCTCGTCCATTCTGTCCACGTAGGGCACCTTGGAGAGCACCACTGGCTCATGGGGACTCAGAATTTCGCATCCAAACTGTCTCTGGGTGCACTCGTTGATGCGGCGTATGTCGGTTTCGAAGGCGGGCCTGACGTCGTATGGAGGCGTTAGCCCTATCTGCCTCGTGGCGCCGCCACATATTCCGCATACCTTATCCAGCACGGGCACGCCACAGTGCTCACA
The sequence above is a segment of the Methermicoccus shengliensis DSM 18856 genome. Coding sequences within it:
- a CDS encoding phosphoadenosine phosphosulfate reductase domain-containing protein; this translates as MKKRRKRGRPELGKNHLHWCEHCGVPVLDKVCGICGGATRQIGLTPPYDVRPAFETDIRRINECTQRQFGCEILSPHEPVVLSKVPYVDRMDEVIARGCVLGSMRFELEGMRWVFLPRLEAARAMEPSRGVVEVDKGAMESICSGGSVLAPGVLSVSPEVRAGDEVVVYCGDTPIACGRARMDAGHMRGGRGVAVKVRWRRGGVPLEAVHFGSERELRGALVRANSHVMSAFREEALAFIQRMVEHSSLPITVSYSGGKDSLAVLLLCLEVLDRVDVLFANTGLEFPETLENVHEVVDTYGLRLVESNAEDAFWQSLSTFGPPSVDMRWCCKVCKLGPLARLIAEHYPEGCLSFIGQRRYESEARARSGRVWKNPWVINQVGASPIQHWTAMHVWLYLFSKNAPYNPLYEVGYDRIGCWMCPSSSVADLHSLKHTHPQLSRRWEEALLHYSNTHGLSDMWAMLGLWRWSEPPQELAQLAHNLGIETRPTPSSTTLEFSMTSGGRTCTGGISAEGRFSSGLDIPMLAESGQLRPLGRTVCTEEVVIVHGKRATVHIYASGAVVARAKDEKDAKRALELAEKLIRRAYACTGCGVCIPYCPVGAISIEKRAMTSEECTSCGRCLVACPAIRYDPLSISEV